Proteins from a single region of Nocardioides anomalus:
- a CDS encoding Ig-like domain-containing protein yields the protein MTDDLPEDGTVASGATLHLTFAPTATQRTPDGMLDVDADGWGGVTTGLVDGVATVPLAGLAPGAHELRFSYGGGSWFQALTLTRSVTVRGTEPPPPATIATSTALSLGRTTVAAGSAATASLRVATSDGSSPVGQVEVRVDGAVVATRLIGSAPFEVALPTGAVGAHTVTARFVGSAPYGDSSATAATLTVTRAAATIAAKAKRRGDGRAQVRVSVTAPVPATGTVQLLCALKGAEPKVVATTTLTGDGRAVLRSKRPLPRRAVLLVRYAGSSAVAPVEQRLRLR from the coding sequence GTGACCGACGACCTGCCCGAGGACGGCACCGTCGCGAGCGGCGCCACCCTGCACCTGACCTTCGCGCCGACCGCGACGCAGCGCACCCCCGACGGGATGCTCGACGTCGACGCGGACGGGTGGGGCGGCGTGACCACCGGGCTGGTGGACGGGGTCGCGACCGTGCCGCTGGCCGGGCTGGCGCCGGGTGCGCACGAGCTGCGCTTCTCCTACGGCGGCGGCAGCTGGTTCCAGGCCCTGACGCTCACCCGGTCGGTCACGGTCCGCGGCACAGAGCCCCCGCCGCCCGCCACGATCGCCACCTCGACGGCCCTGTCGCTGGGTCGCACGACGGTCGCCGCCGGCAGCGCGGCCACGGCCAGCCTCCGGGTGGCCACGTCCGACGGCTCGAGCCCCGTCGGGCAGGTCGAGGTGCGTGTCGACGGCGCCGTGGTGGCCACGCGGCTGATCGGCAGCGCGCCGTTCGAGGTCGCGCTCCCCACGGGTGCCGTCGGCGCCCACACGGTCACCGCACGCTTCGTCGGCTCCGCGCCGTACGGCGACTCGTCGGCGACCGCGGCCACGCTGACCGTCACGCGTGCCGCGGCGACGATCGCGGCCAAGGCCAAGCGCCGAGGGGACGGACGGGCGCAGGTGCGGGTCTCGGTGACCGCGCCGGTCCCCGCCACCGGGACGGTCCAGCTGCTCTGTGCGCTGAAGGGAGCCGAGCCCAAGGTCGTCGCGACGACGACCCTGACGGGCGACGGCCGCGCGGTGCTGCGCAGCAAGCGGCCGTTGCCGCGGCGCGCGGTGCTGCTCGTGCGGTACGCCGGGTCGAGCGCCGTGGCGCCCGTCGAACAGCGGCTGCGGCTGCGCTGA
- a CDS encoding CGNR zinc finger domain-containing protein, whose protein sequence is MSGQAGGDPGDRPAPPALEPFRLFLNTDDRYHGVDHLGSEQLFRRFAEPCLPGWPRSLTREDLARARGLRDGLRPVVLLEPTAAVGVLNAVAADHPVVVELALEDGEVRSRLRPAGRGSFARLVALALGAAHTAAADGSLALLRACERSDCQWVYWSGAAPGSSRWCSHTCSSVMKMRAYRERRREAG, encoded by the coding sequence GTGAGCGGGCAGGCTGGCGGGGATCCCGGCGACCGACCGGCGCCGCCCGCGCTCGAGCCGTTCCGGCTCTTCCTCAACACCGACGACCGCTACCACGGCGTGGACCACCTCGGGTCCGAGCAGCTGTTCCGCCGGTTCGCCGAGCCCTGCCTGCCGGGCTGGCCGCGGTCCCTGACCCGCGAGGACCTGGCCCGGGCCCGCGGGCTGCGCGACGGGCTGCGACCCGTCGTGCTCCTCGAGCCGACGGCCGCGGTGGGGGTGCTGAACGCCGTGGCGGCGGACCACCCGGTCGTGGTCGAGCTCGCGCTGGAGGACGGCGAGGTGCGCAGCCGCCTGCGGCCGGCCGGCCGGGGGTCCTTCGCCCGGCTCGTCGCGCTGGCGCTGGGCGCTGCGCACACGGCCGCCGCCGACGGCAGCCTGGCGCTGCTGCGGGCCTGCGAGCGGTCGGACTGCCAGTGGGTCTACTGGAGCGGTGCGGCGCCCGGGTCCAGCCGCTGGTGCAGCCACACGTGCAGCAGCGTCATGAAGATGCGCGCCTACCGCGAGCGGCGCCGCGAGGCCGGTTGA